The Psychrobacter immobilis sequence ATCTTGAAGTTATACATTTCTTTATACTTTTCAGGCTCAACGCCTAACTTTTGGCGTAGATCATCAATCTTATATCGCTGTGTAAATCCTTGTTCACGCCATGCCACGCAAAGCTCATATAGTCGAATAGCATAGCTACTGCTCAGGTTCGCTACTTTCTCGATTTCATAACTTGTGAAGTGACTTTCAAGCCGTGTTATCAAGGGAACAACATCAGACGTAAAGCGCATATAAACGATACCGCTATCAGGCTCAACGCCTATCTTATCTACCCAGCGACAATGAAACGACCTGTCTTTGCCGTTCTTTGGGTTTTTGTCGTGGTAGGTGACATATCGGTCAAACAGTCCTTTACTGGCATCTTTGACGACCGTGTACGCTGTTTTATCATTTACCCCGAACTGCTTTGCGTAACTACTTGCATGGATTTTTAGCAGACTGTCATGCGTGATACCTTGACCTGAATTGCGAGCCTCAATAATTGCCAATAGGAT is a genomic window containing:
- the repM gene encoding replication initiation protein RepM, with the protein product MSELVVKDTALINASYTLDLAEQRLILLAIIEARNSGQGITHDSLLKIHASSYAKQFGVNDKTAYTVVKDASKGLFDRYVTYHDKNPKNGKDRSFHCRWVDKIGVEPDSGIVYMRFTSDVVPLITRLESHFTSYEIEKVANLSSSYAIRLYELCVAWREQGFTQRYKIDDLRQKLGVEPEKYKEMYNFKIRVIDLAIKQINEHTDITVNYEQHKTGRTITAMSFKFKQKKAPEPIAKDDAFIKMTDSQVKTFSAKLAALPELGSNAPI